TCTCCAAGAAGGGCCACGGAAGGGTCTACCAGATAGGTCAAACCGAGTGGAAGTCCACCTTCTCTCCGAGACGAGGAAGGAGATCTCATTATGGCCGAGCAACAAGGGGGAAGCGGAGTCTGACAAAAATATCACTTCAAACGCAAGGGCGATAATTCGTAGAAGGGGAAAGGTTCAAAGAAACAGCGGACCGAGAGGAACGACGACTTCCTACTTAGTCGAATTTCCTTTCCTGCTCGAAGAGCTAACCGCCCGGGGTATGTGCTTCCGGATGACTCTTCTATAGTTCCAACCGCACTAGTCCAAATAAATGAAGGACTTGTTCAGAGGCTCTCTCCTATTCAGGGGGATATTCCCGAAAGGAACGATGCCGAGAGGGCTGTACCTACTTCTCCATTGCTTCAAGGGGAAGATCTCTGTAACAAGCTCACCAAGGAGCTTGACATGTGGTTGATGCTGACTGACACGTGTTGTGGTATGTGGATGCTGGGGAAGGAAACTAGTACAACTCATCAAAGCTTCAAGGCTATATGGAATAAACGTTGTTGTTTATAGTTGTTTGTAAACGATGTCGTTTAGTTTGAATTTCTGTAAGTGTTCAAATAATTTCATTCACGCGGGTCTCTAGGGAACTTGTATATAAGGGTCGAGAGACTTGAGGAATGGGCATTCAAGTTGATTGTAAATCGAATTTGGATCTGGAGGCTGGCTGGCTCCTCGAATTGCCAATTGTTCTTCATGAACCCGAATTGATCAATTTcagttcttcttcatttctccaTTCTTTCTCTCAATTCTTTCTTCTCATTCTTCCAATTCTGTCCTAAATCAGTAACAGACCTTGAGGACtattacaagtggtatcagagcctcgaTCCATTGTCTTAATTTTGATTCTGcttcattgttctacttcattGGCGATGACGCAAACTCGATCAACTTCGGCTGAAGTTCGGGAACTATAGGAGGGAATGCAGACGATGCATGTGGTGATTTCAGAAGTACAGGCGGATATGCGTCAGAATCAGTCGGATGTGCAATCTAGCATCCGATCATAGGAGGAAATTCGCCGGATGCAGGAGGAGATGTTCGAAATGCTCAAAAGGCAGGAAGAGCAGCTTCGGCAATTCAACTCGCACTTCAAGTTCAAGGAGCAAGAGCACATGGAAGCTACTCAAGGACAAGGAGATACTAGTAGGAACAACGATCCGATTGTTCAGACGGCAACTACTGGAGGAGATGCGTTCCAGACAAGGCCTCTACGCCTTGTGCTTCCTCGGCTCGACGGAGAGGATCCAGAAGGTTGGTGTTACCGAGCCTCACAGTTTTTTGATTATTACAATATGCCTGAATCACAGAGATTTACAATCTCTAGCTTCAATATGGAGGGAAAAGCCTTAGTATGGTTCCAAGAGTTGCGTAATAGCAATAGCCTGACCACTTGGATTGATTTCCTTAAGTCTATTCAAACTAGGTTCGGTATGAGTCTTTATGATGATCCAATGGAGTCTCTAGTGTCATTAAAGCAAACTGGAAACGTGGAAGAGTATAAATCTCAATTTGAATTGTTGGCTAATAGAGTTGTCGGATTGTTGGAGAATTTGAAATTGAGTTGCTTCCTTGGGGGTTTAAGTGAGGAAATTAAACTACCGGTTAGGATGTTTAAGCCTAAGTCTATGACAGAGGCCTATTCCTTAGCCAAAATTCAGGAGGAATTAATGTCTAATGTCAAAAAATCTTCTAGAAATTCCTGGAGTAGCACTTTGCTTCGAAATTCCAACTTGATTACTAGCTCTTATAAACCTATAGTGAGTCTGCCAGGGCAATCTAAGATGTTCCAGAATAATCCTATATTTGGACAAGTTAAGGGAGGAGATAATAGTAGGGCATTAGTGCTGGTGCAAAAAATCTCTTCTGTACAAAtggaagaaaggaggaagaAGGGATTGTGCTATTCCTGTGATGCTAAGTGGAATAGGGGACATGTATGTGAAGGTGGACCGAAGTTGTTTTTGATAGAGGAAGTAGAAACTGAGGAGTTAAAGGAGCTTGATGAAGCTACTTTAAAAGAGGTTGAAGAAGAGGTACCTGAAATTTCCTTAAATGCCATTACTGGCACTCCTACACCTAAGACCATGAGAATTGTGGGATAAGTAAAAGGACAACAAGTAATTGTGTTGATAGATTCTGGTAGTACGCATAATTTTCTTGATGAGAATTTTGCTGCTGTTTTGGGACTTAAACCAAAGGGACAAGAAGCTATTGCCAATGGACAGGAAGTTCATAGTCCTGGCAAGTGTGGGGAATTAGCTTTGAAAATGCAGGGAACTGAGTTTTTGGTGGAATTGTACATCTTGCCATTGGCAGGGTATGATGTTGTCTTGGGCATTCACTGGCTCAGAATGTTGGGCGCAATTTTATGGGACTTTGCAACCCTGTCTATGGAGTTTGAGTATACTGATCACAAGTGTGTGTTAAGGGGGTTACAGCAGGGTAAACCTTGGAGTTTGGAGAGTGCTGagacttttttgaaatttccaaacaaaatggaaaacgaGTTTTTCTTCAATTGTTGGGAAATGATGTTGAGCTGACTGCCGATAAACAGCAAGCTGGAAGACCTGAAGACTTAGCTAGCTTGGAGGAACTTTTGTGCAGCTATGCTGATGTTTTTCGGGAGCCTACTGATTTACCTCCACAAAGGATACATGACCACTCAATTCCATTACAAGAAGGGGTGCAGCTAGTATCCATGAGGCCCTACAGATATCCCTTTTATCAGAAGGGAGAGATTGAAAAGATTGTGAAAGAGCTGTTGGCTTCCGGGGTGATCAGACCGAGCACTAGTCCATTTTCTGCACCAGTTTTGTTGGTCCACAAGGCAGATGGGGCTTGGAGAATGTGCATGGATTACCGCTCACTCAACAAAGTCACCATAAAAGATAAGTTCCCTATTCCGGTTGTTGATGAATTACTAGATGAGTTGTGGGGttctaaaattttttcttagctGGATTTGAGATCCGGCTATCACCAGATTAGAGTGGTTGATAAGGATATCCCAAAAACAGCCTTCCGAACACATGAGGGTCACTATGAGTTTTTGGTTATGCCTTTTGGCTTAACCAATGCTCCCTCAACATTTCAAAGCTTAATGAATCATGTTTTCAAGCcttatttgagaaaatttatcCTTGTATTCTTTGATGATATCCTTGTTTATAGCCAAGATTTTAAGACACATTTATCACATTTGTCTCTTTCCCTAGATCTGCTTAGAGTTAACAAGCTTTTTGCTAAGCGCTCTAAATGTAAATTTGCTTGTAATGAAGTTGATACCTTGGGCCACATTGTATCTGAACATGGAGTTAGGGCAGACCAGGGTAAAATCCAGGCCATGATTGATTGGCCACTTCCTAAAACCATTAAGTCGCTAAGGGGATTTTTAGGACTTATGGGTtattataggaagttcattagACATTATGGGTCTATAGCAGCACCATTAACATCcatgctcagaaaaaaaaaaaaaaaaaaaaaaaaaaaaaaaaaaaaaaaaaaaaaaaaaaactcttttgtTTGGACAGAGGCTGCCAATGAAACTTATAATGTGTTGAAGACAGCAATGACACAAGCTCCAGTCCTAGCTTTGCCGAATTTCACTCAATCTTTTGTTATTGAGTGTGATGCCAGTGGTGTTGGGGTGGATGTTGTGCTGATGCAGAATGGCAGACCTGTTGCTTTCCTTAGCAAGGCTTTGAAGGGTAGGACTTTGCACATGTCCACATACGAAAAGTAGCTCTTTGCTTTGGTGACTACAATCCAAAAATGGAGACCCTACTTGGTCAATCTTTTATAATGAAGACTGATCAGCAGAGCTTGAAATTCCTCCTTGAGCAGAAGGTTGGAAACTCCTTTCAGCAAAAATGGTTAACCAAACTGATTGGGTACAGCTTCCGAGTGGAGTATAAGAAAGGAACTGAGAATGGGGCAGCAGATGCTCTTTCTCGAAGAGAAGGCTGGGATAAAGATGGAATTGAGGATGTGGCAGTAGATGCCTTACCTCCACGAGAAGGATGGGACCAAGATGGGGATGTAAGCATCTCACTCTTGTCCATTCCTACTCCTACATGGTTGACAGAAGTAAAGGAGCATTACCAAACTGATGAAGAGATGCAGGAGCTGTTGTCTAAGTGGAACAACAATCTTCTTGATAGCCAGAAATATGCCTTGAGAGATGGCTTGTTCTTTTATAAGAACCGATTGATGTTGGGAGGGAATCAGCACCTGAAAAATCAAGTATTCCATTATGTTCATTGTGATCCTATGGCCGGCCATTCTGGTTTTGAAAGGACTATGAGGCGTGCTAAGAGGGATTTTTACTGGAAAGGAATGAAAGGGGATTTAAAAAGATTCATTCGAGAATGCTCAGTTTGTCAACAGAACAAGAGTGATAATACTTCCCCTGCAAGCTTGCTTCAACCACTTCCTATACCTACTAGGATTTGGTCAAACATAAGTCTTGATTTTGTGGAAGGCTTACCAGCTTCTCAAGGATTTACAGTTGTCCTAGTGGTGGTGGATCGACTTTCTAAATATGGGCATTTTATTCCTCTCAAACATCCTTACACGACAGTCACAGTAGCCAGAGCTTTTATTACTCATGTGTTCAAGCTACATGGTATGCCCACCTCCATAGTCTCAGATAGAGACCCCACCTTCCCCAGTGCTTTCTGGAAGGAGTTGTTTCGGTTGCAGGGCACCTCATTATGCATGAGCACCAGTTATCATCCCTAATCAGATGGTCAAACTGAGATAGTGAATAAGTGCCTTGAAAACTATCTTCGGTGCTTCACTCACGACCGGCCTAAGCAGTGGTCTTCATGGTTACCATGGGCAGAGTATTGGTATAATACAACCTGGCATGCCTCCATCAAGATGATCCCCTTTGAAGCTGTGTATGGGACTCCTCCTAGCAGGCTTTTATCCTATGTCCCCGGCACAACCACTGTAGATGCAGTAGACGTTCTGCTCAAGGACAGAACTCAACTCATCACTCTACTTCGCCACAACATGAAGCAAGCCCAGCAACGCATGAAAAAATATGCGGATTTGCGAAGGAGTGAGAGGGAGTTCGAAGTTGGACAACAAGTTTATCTTAGGCTTCAACCTTATCGCCAGAATTCTGTGGTGACTAGGCGATCCCTTAAGCTGTCCCCACGGTTTTATGGGCCTTTCACTGTTCTAAGAAGGATTGGATCAGTGGCCTATGAGCTGGACCTTCCACCCTCATCAAGAATTCATCATGTATTTCATGTTTCCCAATTAAAGCTTAAGTTGGGATCTTCTCATTCGGCTGCACCAATTCTGCTGCCTGTTGATGAGCAAGGCATTATCCAACCAGAACCTGAGGAGGTGCTGCTACGTTGCACCTGGCCCAAGAACAACCGTGTTGTTACAAAGTTACTGATCCGCTGGGCAGGCCAATCTCCGGATGATGCCACTTGGGAGGACTACTATGCCTTGAAGAATGCTTACCCCCACCTTGAGGGCAAGTTGTTTTAAAGGAGGGGATAATGTAACAAGCTCACCAGGGAGCTTGACATGTGGTTGATGCTAACTGACACGTGTTGGGGTACTTGGATGCTGGGGAAGGAAACTAGTACAGCTCATCAAAGCTTCAAGGCTATACAAAATAAATGTTGCCGTTTATAGTTGTTTGTAAACAATGTCGTTTAGTTTGAATTTCTGTTAAGTGTTCAAATAATTTCATTTACACGGGTCTCTAGGGAACTTGTATATAAGGGCCGAGAGACTTGAGGAATGGGCATTCAAGTTGATTGTAAATCGAATTTGGATCTGGAGGCTGGCTGGTTCCTCAAATTGCCAATTGTTCTTCATGAACCCTAATTGATCAATTCcagttcttcttcatttctccaTTCTTTCTCTCAATTCTTTCTTCTCATTCTTCCAATTCTGTCCTAAATTAGTAACAGACCTTGAGGACTGTTACAATCTCAGAGATGAGGTTGTAGGGGGTGAAAGGGCTCTTGAAGTTCTGGACAAGCAGACCGAGGATCCCATCCGGGATGTATCCATTCCACTCCCCGAAGTTGATGTGGAGATCAATCAAGAGGGTGCAAGGCGGGGAAGTCTGATGCAAGAAGACCCTTCAAGATTGGTCTCAACTGTTGCTAGTGCTGAATCTCCAGGTTATACTCTGGACGCTTCCGGTGCAGGTCCCTTTCAGACTACACTCGCCTTCAACTTCATGGGCATCAACTTGCTCGATGATCCTTTGGAGGCTATGCTTTTCATCCTTCCCGAAGGCTTAATTATGAATGTCGGGAGGACAACTCCTTTCCATTTCGCCCAAGAGACTGTAGAGTCTTGCATTGTGGTACATTCATGTTGCCTTATTacttcctttctcttttcttttttttcttttttttttaatttttttttttttaaaaaaaaacattctccttttcctttgagcaatctttaaaaaattgttgCTTCATGGTCCAATTTTTTGGATCATATGCGCATAATTCCCAACATGGAAGTCGTTCTCTGCTCCAAGATCAATGAGCTTGAACATACTATGGTGAACTAGGATCAAATCATTGCTGGCCAAAACCAGGAGTTCGCTGACCTACAGAAACAACGCGACACTCTCGAGGCTAGAGCTCGGAGTTTAGAGGTTAAACTGGAACGAAACTTGACTAGAACTACCAGGGTTCAAAATGACTTGGCCAAGGCCAACAAAGAAGTAGAACGCCTGAATGCCGAGCTTTCCACtctccgagatgaaaaattgaCTTGAGTGGCGGATGTGAATGTAGCCATCCT
The Alnus glutinosa chromosome 14, dhAlnGlut1.1, whole genome shotgun sequence genome window above contains:
- the LOC133857562 gene encoding uncharacterized protein LOC133857562, which translates into the protein MQEEMFEMLKRQEEQLRQFNSHFKFKEQEHMEATQGQGDTSRNNDPIVQTATTGGDAFQTRPLRLVLPRLDGEDPEGWCYRASQFFDYYNMPESQRFTISSFNMEGKALVWFQELRNSNSLTTWIDFLKSIQTRFGMSLYDDPMESLVSLKQTGNVEEYKSQFELLANRVVGLLENLKLSCFLGGLSEEIKLPVRMFKPKSMTEAYSLAKIQEELMSNVKKSSRNSWSSTLLRNSNLITSSYKPIVSLPGQSKMFQNNPIFGQVKGGDNSRALVLVQKISSVQMEERRKKGLCYSCDAKWNRGHVCEGGPKLFLIEEVETEELKELDEATLKEVEEEVPEISLNAITGTPTPKTMRIGQEAIANGQEVHSPGKCGELALKMQGTEFLVELYILPLAGYDVVLGIHWLRMLGAILWDFATLSMEFEYTDHKCVLRGLQQVFLQLLGNDVELTADKQQAGRPEDLASLEELLCSYADVFREPTDLPPQRIHDHSIPLQEGVQLVSMRPYRYPFYQKGEIEKIVKELLASGVIRPSTSPFSAPVLLVHKADGAWRMCMDYRSLNKVTIKDKFPIPVVDELLDELWDLLRVNKLFAKRSKCKFACNEVDTLGHIVSEHGVRADQAMTQAPVLALPNFTQSFVIECDASGVGVDVVLMQNGRPVAFLSKALKGRTLHMSTYEK